The DNA region tatatatatattccctacgttttttttaattgttatttttgactttttacacGTATCAAgaaaattaattattattgttacttttcaaacaataatttttcttttttctataATACTCTTAATTGTTTAttacatttattttattttttttctctctctAATAATTActtaggggtaattttgacaaaacACAATTAATACTATCTTGAACTTAAGGGTAATTTTCTCTCTCTCTgataaaaagaaacaaaaaatttcaaaaaatggACACTTATAAAGAAAggagtatatatatatatatatatatatatatatatatatatatatatatatatatatatatatatatatatatatttttggctttttaaaaaaaattaataaatacataaataaattcattttatttctGAAATATACATATTTAAATATCATCTTAAAAGAATAATATAAAAGTAAAAAATACTTAATATTTCAACTATTTATTATTTTTCAACTTTTTCAAGAACCAATAGTAATAaaaaaatgcaataaaaaaaattcattttatCACTAAAATTAACATAATTAATTATCGTTTAAAAAATGGTATTAAAGTCAACAAACTTAATAGGAAACCGATCGATAAACATATAAAATAATTTTCTTTCCCCGAATGCTCGTGAAAATGACGTGGTATACAGCTactgttttattttaattaaaaaaagaaaaagagacgttgttttattttcttttgctttttcAATATGATAAGTGCAGTTACTTATAGTCTTTTGTTCAAGTACGATGATAAAACCATGCAAAGAACACGGAAAAAAACACTTTACGAACAAATCTCGAAAAACAGGAACTTCTCTCTCTTCTGTCACCTTTTTTTCTTCCTCATTTTCATTATCACAGTTACTTCATTTACACATCCAAAAACGTTGTCGTTTTTATCTCCTAGCTCTAGCTACATTGCATATAAAGTCATCAGTAACAAAAAGATATTAAATTTTCAACTCATTCATCCTTTTTCTCTCTGAGAGAGTCTTTTGATTCTCATCAGTTGAAGCTAGAAATATGTCATCTATGAAGAAGGAAATGATGCTACTCGTAATCCAATATCTCGACGACGAGAACTTGAAGGAAACAATGCACAAGTAAACACTTTTTGTGTTTTAGTTTTAGTTTTTTAATGATTGATTAATTGAGATTGAAACATGTTGGTGTTTTTTAGGATGGAATCAGAAACCGGTCTCTTCTTCAACGTGaagtattttgaagagaaaattcTTGCTGGAGATTGGGATGAAACTGAGAAGTACCTCGAAGGCTTTACAAACATCACCGAAAATCGATATACCATGAAGATGTTCTTCGAGATCAGGAAGCAAAAGTATTTTGAAGCCTTGGACAGGTACTGATCTTTATCTTTATCATTTTAAATAGCGATTGTGGTCGCGTCCGATAGTTCATATTGCTGAGAATCGTAGTCAAATGCAGACTCAATCGAAATTCCTTAGTGGTTTCGACAGCATTAAAAACTTTTGTGCTGTGACCTAGATCACCTAGATCACCTAGATCACAATCGTAGAACTCGATTTAAACCTTAATATTATGGAGAATCGCGGAAAATTTAATGAAGTGGTGTTGTTTTTATTATGATTAAATGATCTTAATTTGTGTTCAGGAATGACAAAATGTCGGCTGTTAATATTTTGGTGAAAGATTTGAAAATCTTTTCAAGACTTGATGAAGATTTGTACAAGGAGATAGCACATCTTATTACCTTTGACAACATTAGGTAAATGTCTGCTTTCAATTTTTTTCAATGATATTATTGACTATGGATTGATTGAAGAGATGTTAAAATTTGGTTGCATTTTTAATCTGGATTATGTTTAAATGCAGGGAGAATGAACAGTTAGCGTCGTATGGCGATACAAATTCGTCTCGAGTCATATTGATGTCTGAGCTCAAGAAATTGATTCAAGCTAATCCCATCTTCAGAGATAAGCTTATGTTTCCTTCGTTCTCGTCATCGCGCTTGCGACACCTGGTTAATCAAGGGTATATAAAGTTTTTTGTTAGTACAAAAACTTCGGTTCAAAAGTAAACAGATACGAAAAACACAAACAGATAAACACGAGTTTGAGATTTGATCACGCAGTTCGGTCAATTGTGCCTACATTTTCGCCTGTAGTATCTTTTTATTATTCAAACTTAAAGTTTTTTCCTTGTTCTCTATCCAGTTTGAATTGGCAGCATCAGCTGTGCAAGAATCCAAAACGCGATCCAGTCATCAAAACTTTGTTGATTGACCATAATTGTTCTTCGCCTCGAAAACGATCTCGCACGCCTACTTTGGCTATTCCTCCTGCTGCAGATGCTGCAAATTATCCCTCTTATGTAGTTGCGGTACGAACTTAGTTTTTCTGTTTATTTTCATGTTCATTGATAAaactgttatttgcttgttgcaTTTCAACTTATTACTATTAGTACTTAATTTTTGTGCAGCCACTTTCGCCTACCATTGCAGTTCCTACTCCTAATGCTGTTACAACATTGCCGGTGAATGCAAATCCTTCGCCGTCTTCTCAATCACCTGCTGAGATCGAAGCTTCCTCATTGCCTGGTCCTTCAATTCAAGGTATATTTTCGTCAGTTTTTTGTCGCATAAAGCTTAATAGAGATACACCGTGTCAATGTAAAATAGTTTTACACTAACGTATGCCTTAAGAACTATTATAATCTGTCTATTGTCAATTTCTTGCAGTCTCCGTTTCGATGCATTCAGAAACTCCAAATACTCTTGAACCGATGGATCATCAAAGTAATGATCTTGATCAAGAAATGAGACCGATCCCGTTGTCACAGGCAGTTGAAGATGCACCGTGTCAATGTAAAATAGTTTTACACTGATATAATGACTGTAGTAGCTGAAGAACTATTATAATCTTTCTATTGTCAAATTTTTGCAGTCTCCGTTTCAAGGCATTCAGAAATGCCGAATACTCTTGAACCAATGGATGATCAAAGTAACGACATTGATCAAGAAATGAGACCGATCCCGTCTTCACAAGCTGTTGAAGAAGCACGCGAGCTTGTGCAGGCCCCATATACCTTTGAACCTACACCAGTGAATCCGTTGTTCGATCAACTTCCAAGAACCGTTGTTTGTAAGTTACATCAGGGATCCAATGTGACAAGCATGGAGTTTCATCCTTTCATTCATTCAATACTAGCTGGTAGGTTAAAATAATCAACATCATTTTTATATTACGCAGAAACTTAATTAGTCTTTCTGCTAACCTAGAGAATTTCATTGAAACAGTCGGTAGCGCAAACGGTGAAGTTTCACTTTGGGAAGCAAGTCTGAGAGAGAGACTGATATCAAAGCCTTTCAAAATATGGAACATTTCTAATTGTTCGGTCCAATTTCAGGTTTATTTCGAATTATTCAACTTCATAATTGCATATGGATCATGCATATCTGTTCAAAGAATACTCTATACAAAAATAAATTAACGCGGTCTTTTGTACAGATGTTGAATTTGAAAGAATCGTCTGTCAATCGGGTAGCATGGAGCCCGAGTGCGGGTTTACTTGGTAAATATTGTAATAATATTTTTCTATTCTGTTGCTTGATAACTAGCTTATAATATATATTTCTTTTCATTTCAGGGATTGCTTATGCAAACCATTTGGTTCATTTGTATAGCTATAACATTCCTAATGGTCTACAAGAGCATTTGGAGGTATTTTCATATCAGACTTTTTATACGAATCGAATAACAATTTTATTTGCAATCCATGATCAATGGCGTCTTTGTTTCATTCTTACAGATTGATGCTCATGATGGTAGTGTTAATGACTTGTCATTTTCATATCCAAACAGTCAACTATGTATGGTAACTTGTGGCGATGATATGTTAATTAAGGTGACAGAAAAGTGTCTAGTCCATAATAGGTTTTATTTTTATGCAGCTATTATTTGAATGTAACTTGAATTTTTACTAATTGAAGAGTGATACATGCAGGTATGGGATTTGGATGGACATATGATTTATATCTTCGAAGGTCACGGAGCACCTGTTCATTCAGTTCTTCCTCACGCGAAGGAAAATATCCAGGTTAAATTCTTCTGTCGCTGTTTATTCGGTTCTTTTTCGTTGAATACGGTATAGTGAATGGTTGACAAGGTTGTTATGATATCATGTTCTTGCAGTTTATATTATCAACTTCAGTTGAGGGGAAAATTCGTGCTTGGGTGTATTATGACAAGAACTTCCAGCTGGAATACGACACTCCGGGACAGTATTGCACGAAACTGATGTATAATGCCGATGGAAATAGGTAAGAAAATGAGGAATGATCAAGATTATACTTTTCGCTTTTTGTTTAACCCTATGTAAGTTTTTATCATGTGAGTTTTGGATGTGTAGATTGTTTTCTTGTGGAACAAGTAACGAAGACGGAGAGTGTTTCCTAGTTGAGTGGAATGAAGATGAAGGAGCAATTGAAAAAAAATATTCGGGATTTAGAAACGAAACTGCGGGTATAGTGCAATTCGACGTTGTGAAGAATCGGTTTTTGGCTGTTGGTGTAGATAACCAGATTAAGTTTTGGGATATGGATAGACTCGATGTTCTGACTTGTACAGACGCCGAGGGTGGTCTTCCTGTAAGTATATGTAGTCCTTATAGTTTCCGTTTTACCATTAAACATTGATGATGTTCAATAATCGAATGCAATAGATTGTGAAAAATCGTTGACGTGGTTGATGCCTTGTGTCAGAGTCTACCTCGCTTGAAATTCAATCGGGAGGGAAATCTGCTTGCTGTTACGACAGAGGATGGTGGTTTTAAAATCCTCGCTAACGCCGATAGTCTCAAATACTTAAGGGACATTGAAGCATATATACAACGATACGCAAATGTTTGTATCTGTCTATAACTTACCATCTTCACTAGCAAGAATATATATACTAGCATGAATCTAACACACAAGATATCCATTTTGTTATTTATCTATTGTAGAACGGATTAATCTTTCATCCTGTTCAGTATCGAATCGTTACTATACCGGAGAATATGGGTCCGGATAACAAGGTATTCAATGCAACCTTTCCTTTATTGCAAGAGATGCTTGATTAATATATCTCAGTTTTTGTGCCAATAATTTCTTGATGATGAAGTTTTATCTTTTACCAAGGTTGTTCGTCTTCGTTATTCAAATAACGGAGACGCTCTTCTAGCACTTGGTTCGAAAGGGATTCAGAAGCTGTGGAAATGGATCCCTAATGCATTGAATCCTATGGGAATGGTGTGTATACAGAAAATGCAGACATGCATTTTTCTTTTGTACCAAAGTTTCTGTCATTTGTATATCAATGTGTTGTGTTATGTTATGTTTAGAACATTACTGAGttttcttgtgtttgttttaAAGGCGACTGCAAGATTTGTTCCTAAAGAGTATCGGCCGTCTAGTGGCTTTCTTCTAACTCATGATGTCCCAAACGACTCTGATTTGGCAATTCCATGTATAGACATCTCAAGGAATGATGCCTATGGCGTTTCTGCATGTGGCGGACTTATTTCGTTGTTCAACTTAATATCGTTTAGAGTGAGCTTTCGTTATTCGTGAATAATTTATTCGGTTTCATCTCATTGTTTATGAGTTTCGTGACGAACTATTGTTGAATTTTTCAGGTTATGATTAGTTTTATGCAACCTCCACCAGCTGCAACATTTCTCGCGTTTAATCCTGAAGACAATAACACTGTCATAATCGGAAGGGAAGATTCGGAGATTCATGTATTCAATATTCGGTACCATGAGGTAATAAATTTATAAATTAAGGAGATCCAAAGTTTATAGTTACACATTTTCAATAATCATATATATAATGATTTGAACCTCTTCGCTTTTCAGCTTATATCTATATTGAAGGGTCATCAAATGTACATTACTGGTATAGTTTTTTCGCGTCGACTGGATACAATGGTTTCTTCGAGCGCTGATGGAGAGGTATGTTTAAACGCGACTTATGTAAATATATTAGTCAGTGTTGTCAAATAGCAGCGCTATAGCATAGTGGATTTCGATTATACTGTTATGAAAACTGCGAAGTTTGATCGTAAAACGGAATATACGTTTGATGTATTTGTAGCTTTCGTCATGGTGCATGAGCACATGGGTTAACAAGAAATCAGTGTCAATCCAAATACCAGGTGGTAGAAATGCAGTTGCTGGTGAGACTAAAGTTCAGTTTCACGTTGATGAAGTGAAGTTGCTGGTGTGCCATGAGACACAGATAGCAATATATGATGCTTCAGAAATGGAACTAATTTGTCAGGTAACAACATATTTAAGACACTCGCGCACCTTTCGCACCAACCACTTCTGCGAATTAGTGACACATTGATGTTTGTATGTAACAGTGGCTTCCGCGAGACGGGTTGTCTAGTGCCATAACCTCTGCAGCATACTCCTGCAATGGACAACTAGTTTATGCTACTTTTATAGATGGAAACATTGGAATATTTGATGCAGATAGCCTCCAACTAAGATCTCGTATCGGTTCGTCTGCATACCTATATCAGAACCCATTAGACAGGTTTGTCAACAATTACATGTGCTTAAACGTATTTAGTTTCTTTATATTGAGTCACATGCTTGGAACCGCCATGCACAGGCTCAGATGTTCCTCCGAAGGTCTCAGGTTTTTTTGGCCAAAATGCTTAGAATTTTGGGATGAAATATGCTAATAGAAGTTGACATAAATTTTCTTACATGATATTTTCAGAAAAATAATAATAGTTAAATGTTTGTTTATTTTGTGCAGCCAAAATGTGTACCCTCTTGTTGTAGCAGCACATCCACAAAATCCATATCAGTTTGCAATTGGACTGTCGGATGGGTATGTTAAGATTATAGAACCTACCGACTCTGCAGTATGGTTGGGACAGAAAGTGCCTGTTGTTCAAATGGATATCATGTGATTATTCATTTGCATCATTTTAGTATTTAATTTCAATTATTATTGAGTTATTAAACTCTTGTCAGGCTTTAGTATTTTAGACTTTTTTTACTTTAACAACTTgatattaatattattattattattattattattattattattattattattattattattatattacaCCTTCATTTCATATTATTATGTGTCTCATTTGGAATTTTTTAACTTCAAATTTTTGGCATTCAATTGGAATATTTTTTAATTTCAGATTATTTGGCATTCAATTGTATCTTTATATAAATAAAAAGGTGTTCTTTTTATAGGAGAGAAAAGAGTAAACTATAATTCACTATGAGAAAATTCTATATTCTCGTATACGATAAATCAAAAATTTTATTGTTTGTCTTTAGTTTACTATATGGTATTATATAGAAATTGTAGTAATAAATTATATAGACATGGTAAAAAGATTATTGCATACTCTATTATATTTTAAGATGAACTATGAGAGACTTATCTTTGAAAATTATGAATATTTGTTTCAAAGTGTTATTTTTATTGCTATAATTTTAGgaaaacaaaaaatattttattgCGTTTGGATTCTCATATCacttttattttttaaatttgaaaTAATATTCTTAGATGAATTAACTATTATGGGAATTTATATAATTAGAGTAATGGTTGGATAGTTAGAGTAAGGGTTGGTTTGTTAGACCATTTTgttcaaaataaaaaaaaaatcttcGTATTTGCGAGGGTTGGAATCTGTGACCTCCAATAGTTTTGAATAGTAAAAACAAATTTTTGGAGGTGTCACATAGGAATATGGGATGATGTGACGCAAATAAAATAGAAGTGTTAGGAAGAGAATCTATACTTctgttttaatatattataatagatGACTTGTAATGAGTAAGAATTTTATTACTTATAACGTGTAAGAAGTTGATTACTTATAATATAATTGGGAGGATTTTTTAAGATTATTATTTTATAACTTTTTTTATTGGTACATTTTTTTCAGGTTAGTCATGCCATCCATAACAAAGGACAAGGGTAACAATTCAATGACCATATATGTTAGATGCATAGAATAATCAAACCCGATAATATAGTATATATTGATGCCAATTGAAACTCCACCAACATAAATTATATCATTTCCGACACATATATCATTACTTACACAAATCCCATCCGCTCAGACTTCACCATCCCCAAAAGATATACGATTCCCAACTCAAATTTCACCATTCTCCACACATATTCCACTATTTCCCACACAGACTTCACCATTACCCGTACATATTCCACAATTCCCCACACAGACTTCATCATCGTCTACATAGATTACTTTATTCCCACACAAATTCCTCCACTCCCGACACATACTTAACCATTTCCTACCCATAATCCATCATTTTTACACATTCATTGAAGTTTCATACACATGGTTCTAGACCTCTTCCATCTATTTTCGGATTAATTCCACCTATATTAGGCTATTTTTTGGAATTATATGATCACATGATGTGGCCATTATACGATCACCAAATTTCCAAGAACAACAACATGAGCATCCAGAAAAATAATATGAGCAATAACATCAACGACAACAACAAAACAACAAGAACAACGtaaaaaaaacaacaacaacaacaataggAGGTGCAAGGAGAGAAAGACCATGTGAAAAAGAACATTTGAAACATAGATGTGAACATATTGAAATCTTCTTTTATGGCACTAAGTAAGTATATTAATTGACAATTCTATTTTgacattattattattattattacttttcGAAATTTATATTTTAACTAACATCAAATTAATGTTTAGGTTGGATATGTTTAGATTAAAATGAAAGAGTCATAAAAGAGACTACAAAAATCCTTTACAAGTACTTTTGACTAACTTTTAGATATATTAATAAGGAACAACTTTTTTTCTTAGTTTGAGATAAATTTGAAATAACTTCCATGATATAAAAACTTCTATgatattttatattataataaAATTGTCAAAATTTCCTTGGGTTGGAATTAACTCAATTTTATCATATAGTTGTCCCTCCTTTATTTGCATCAGGTGTATTGAACTCACCCATGGGTTGTCAGAAATATGATAAATGATACATGCATCAAATAGCTTGATAACTTTTTTCCTAACACTTATTTTATGGTTTGGTAAAGCCTTCGTTGTGGTTGCACTATTggtttgtgatcatcttccatgAGGATTTTATAAATGCGGAAGGTTGGTTTGATACCTTTCAAGTTTTCAATGGACCAACATATTTCTCTGTTGTTATTTTATAATTTTCACCACTTTTTATTCTTGTTGTGGATCTAGCCTATAATTGATCATAATTGAAATTTTATCTATCTCCCTAAGATATACATATTCTATAATGTTATATTTGTAAGAGATCTGGTGAGGGTGAAATCCTTTTAGCCCCCAAATCGTGTCGACTTCGCCCTCTAGGAAACGAGTACTTTTGGACCAGGTACAAGGTGAAAATAATCGTCCTTAGCGCACTAATTGAGGGTCTACCTAGGATGATATTATAGGACGATAGGCCATCCATAATAAGATAACTGACATATATCACCTTGGTGTCTGCTTTCTCGCCACATGTTGTCTCCAAAGTCACGTGGCCCCTTACTTGTACCTTTTCGCCAAACAATCTTATTAGTGATCCGTTGAACTCATTTACCTCAATAGGATTGAGTTAAAGCTTATAGAAAGAATCACAAAACAAAAAATTAGCAGAGCTCCTAATATATACCAAGACTCGCTTGATATCCTAGTTTCCATATTACACATGGATGACTAGAGGGTCATTATAATGAGGGTTAACTCCAATGGCGTCCTTGCCAGAAAAGGTGACGTTGAACCCTATTTTCCCTTACCCGTGATATATGACATTTGCAGCAAGCACATGTATTATATATTTCCTTCGGGAGGAGATAGAACTACCTCGACCAGCGACACCTCTAACTATGGTGTTTATATTTGAGTGTAGAATTTTATCGACCATCTTTGGGAAGGGGGGATTGGACGGAATGAGAGTGAAAGAGGTGTGACCCAAGTTAGTTTTACTGGATCCCCATTGTGTGTACCACCGTACTGGTAAAGAAAGTACATATATGTATGTTACCCCTACAAGGGCAAGGGTACTCAGAGGCCTTAGTAAGTTTATAACAATTGGTAAAGGTTATGGCTTGCCCACTGCGGCGAAAAGCCCCGTACGATGATTTTAGAGGGTCTgctcacgtgaggtgagaggCTCTGTGTATAAGTGTTATGTGTAAGTTGTGATTTGTATTCTTCGTTAGGGGAGAGGTATTTATAGATGCGTTGGGCCTAGGGTTTTCTTGTGAAGGGTTACCGTCCACTTAGTCAATGATGGACCGTTAAACCTCTATTTTCTAGGGAGATGTAGACTAGTTACTAACCCTGACTTCTCTCTACCCAAGGAACGTCCTTTTCCACATTTTCCCTTATTTGGGAGAGAGGTAAGAAATTGGGGAGAGGCGATACCTCTTCGAGGGCGACATATTGTCGTCTCCCTCTTAGGGGCTAAAAGGATCTCACCCTCGCCAGGTCTCTTACAAATATAACACTATAGAATATGTATCTCTCAGGGAGATAGAAAAAAATTTCAATTATGATCAATTATAGGCTAGATCCACAACAAGAATAAAAACTAGTGAAAAATCTAAAATAGCAACAGAGAAATATGTTGGTCCATTGAAGACTTGAAAGGTATCAAACCAACGTTCCGCATGTATAAAATTCTTGTGGAAGATGGTCACAAAATAATAGTACAACCACAACGAATACTTTACCAAACCATAAAATAAGTGGTAGGAAAAACGTTATCAATCTATTTGATCCGCTGTCGTGCACGGTtcaaaacgagtaattagaaAACTGTAGTTTAGCGGAAGCGATAACTCGAATATTGTATCACAAGGATTTTTGTATTATTgttaacctaatgaaatcgatttaaggAAGGGTTTATGTTTTGGTGatcgatttagaaaacaaagaaaaaaagtgattaaaataagcgattataaaataagccAATCTACTAttttcggtttccggctaatcactggtttttacctaccaattctCTAAGCGacttcgatctctattcgattcaattttgattgacaagcgcaatagataAATGACATATTTATATTTCTAtattctgaattaagcaaacggatgaatacaatcgtgaattaagcaaacacgatttacaaacgcaatttaacgatAAAGCTACGAAAACGACGATTAAcagttaggaatgcaatcatacgaatttaatcaaaaccattccataaaatacaAATTAAGCAAATAAAttttcatagaatagaattgaaagagaaacgaaattaaattgataggataaaaacctcaaagccttggaaatttGGTTACAGTAgattgactctaggagattagttcATCTTCATGATCGCATAAAACAAAAAGTTATTGTGAATAAGGTGTAAAAATGCTACAGTACAACGACTTCTCTTTTAAACAAAATAAGGGTTGcacttataattcaaactgggccggaaaatctaaattcggcccaacaaatggcccaaaagacATTATTTCCTAAAGTGCGAAACTTCAAAGAATTATTTCGGCTTCAACACaaaaagttgtagctctttctcttagaTTTCCAACGCATGTCAGAACGCGCAAACCGGCATCCCGTAGCTCAAGTTATAATCCGAACAATGGACATGtatcaaataaccgctaaaactgaaaatagcaaagaaaatagattaaaggcaaacctgaacttaaatctaaaaacataataaaatagtaaaataagaaaaataagTAGATAAATtcctaagtacaattatagaagaatgtgcatcaaaatgcactgatcatTGGTACATCGACAAACATCATCAGTTTTCTTGAACGCCATTTCtgcttcattgaaaactacatctcgacTTGTGATACACTTCACGTGACCTGCCTCTAAGCACCATAAATTATAATCTTTGACTCCTTCAGGGTATCCAAGGAACATACATTTCAGAGCTCTAGGTTCGACCTTGtcttgcctaatgtgagcataAGCTAATCAGCCAAATACTCTAAGTCTGTCGAGATTAGGTGAATGTTTCGACCAAACTTCTTTAGGTGTCTTCATCCCCAAAGTTGTCGAGGGACACCTATTTATCAGGTAAGTTGTATTCATGACAACCTCAACCCAAAACACCTTCTTCAATTCTGCACTAACTAGCATACACCTCACTCGTTCCAAAATGGTTCGATTAAACCTTTCagccaaaccattttgttggggagtacATGCAGTAGATTTGTGCCTTGCAATACCAGACATATCACAATAGTTATCGAAAGCCCCATTGCAAAATTCAAGACCATTATCAATCCTCAACCTCTTGTCCTTCCTACCAGTTTGGTTTTTGACCAGGGACTTCcaacttttgaaaatttcaaaacTTTCTTCCTTAGTCTTCTGaatgaatacccataactttctgGAGTATCATCAAGTATGGATAGAAAATACTTTGCACCTGAGTGTGAAGGATTTCTTGCAGGTccccaaagatcaacatgaatgtaatcaagggatccatgtgttaTTTGTTTACCTTTGTTAAACTTCATTCTACAGGATTTACTAAATACATAAGGTTCACAGATCTCTAATTATCCGACCTTGTCACCATCCAACAGATTTTGTTTAGATAACTCGACCAAGCCTCTTTCACTGACatattgaaggtgagaaaaacaagaaaggggggtttgaattgttttggaaaaataagcgctttttcaaaatgaaaatcacacaaggattttatactggttcgcttataacacaaagctactccagtccacccggccaaggtgatttcgccttcaacaaggacttaatccactaatcttgaaagattgtttacaaacaacgtctaagagaaggatctcttagtcctctcaagtctacagactacacagagtcacttgaggaaaataaaacaatagatgaaagcttatgtaatctagagtgcttctaagataagcaaatattacaacaataagaacaaagtatttcacgtactaagcaaaagcttcgtgaagattgaaAGAATAAACAGTATTTTTGTGTGTTGATGTTTTAGTAAAATCTTGTTGTATTCTGTGTGTTGTGTGTGTTCacaatgttgatttgcagtcctttatatagaagagaaggatccgttgaaaaatcatggcagataataactcttgaataataattagtgccatatcttatgttgcttgttgtcaaagcaactttctcttcttgaatgactacttaccacaaatagttccttatcatttgtatttttggagttaacgtctctttctgtattaggaaatccatttccataactttatttgaagttaacgttactcttccttatttagcaattccataatcagagtcttcgtgtttctggagatcttggaatctgctatctagcttctgatgttgatctgttttgagttctgatgatttcttcagatagcgttgagagtttctggagttagacataccgttgttcagagtcagaacttctagagcgtacttcttgttcagatgcttctgatattttgctgttttgctcagagttagattttcttgaacgtgtttctacttcagatgcttctggtcttctgataaattgtatctgatatgattatgtatctgatgaattcttccttctttccttagaaccctgcacacttagaaacttttcgttagggtgccatttttggtttcatcctttgttatcatcaaaatcatggaa from Lathyrus oleraceus cultivar Zhongwan6 chromosome 1, CAAS_Psat_ZW6_1.0, whole genome shotgun sequence includes:
- the LOC127073524 gene encoding topless-related protein 2 — its product is MSSMKKEMMLLVIQYLDDENLKETMHKMESETGLFFNVKYFEEKILAGDWDETEKYLEGFTNITENRYTMKMFFEIRKQKYFEALDRNDKMSAVNILVKDLKIFSRLDEDLYKEIAHLITFDNIRENEQLASYGDTNSSRVILMSELKKLIQANPIFRDKLMFPSFSSSRLRHLVNQGLNWQHQLCKNPKRDPVIKTLLIDHNCSSPRKRSRTPTLAIPPAADAANYPSYVVAPLSPTIAVPTPNAVTTLPVNANPSPSSQSPAEIEASSLPGPSIQVSVSMHSETPNTLEPMDHQSNDLDQEMRPIPLSQAVEDAPCQFSVSRHSEMPNTLEPMDDQSNDIDQEMRPIPSSQAVEEARELVQAPYTFEPTPVNPLFDQLPRTVVCKLHQGSNVTSMEFHPFIHSILAVGSANGEVSLWEASLRERLISKPFKIWNISNCSVQFQMLNLKESSVNRVAWSPSAGLLGIAYANHLVHLYSYNIPNGLQEHLEIDAHDGSVNDLSFSYPNSQLCMVTCGDDMLIKVWDLDGHMIYIFEGHGAPVHSVLPHAKENIQFILSTSVEGKIRAWVYYDKNFQLEYDTPGQYCTKLMYNADGNRLFSCGTSNEDGECFLVEWNEDEGAIEKKYSGFRNETAGIVQFDVVKNRFLAVGVDNQIKFWDMDRLDVLTCTDAEGGLPSLPRLKFNREGNLLAVTTEDGGFKILANADSLKYLRDIEAYIQRYANNGLIFHPVQYRIVTIPENMGPDNKVVRLRYSNNGDALLALGSKGIQKLWKWIPNALNPMGMATARFVPKEYRPSSGFLLTHDVPNDSDLAIPCIDISRNDAYGVSACGGLISLFNLISFRVMISFMQPPPAATFLAFNPEDNNTVIIGREDSEIHVFNIRYHELISILKGHQMYITGIVFSRRLDTMVSSSADGELSSWCMSTWVNKKSVSIQIPGGRNAVAGETKVQFHVDEVKLLVCHETQIAIYDASEMELICQWLPRDGLSSAITSAAYSCNGQLVYATFIDGNIGIFDADSLQLRSRIGSSAYLYQNPLDSQNVYPLVVAAHPQNPYQFAIGLSDGYVKIIEPTDSAVWLGQKVPVVQMDIM